The sequence below is a genomic window from Coffea arabica cultivar ET-39 chromosome 4c, Coffea Arabica ET-39 HiFi, whole genome shotgun sequence.
ACGCATGCACCAGGTGATAAATCGCAGAAAACATAAATTCAAGATATCAAAGGGATCCGTTTGATTGCGTAGTTCAACAAAGAATCTGAAGCTTAAGAGAGATTCATTTGATTTACGGCTTAAAGAAAACCTGAATTTGATGCGTAGCTTGGTGGCCGATGGCCAGTTTCTTGCCTTAGTGCAGGAGTTGAAAGAGCACTTCCTAAGTATTGCATCTCAAAGTATGCAAAACAAGCACAACAAAAAGATGGAAcaagaaaagggaaagggaaaagaaatcaaagccaggtgaataaaaaaaaaaaaaaaaaaacgcagtTACTACTAGACTAGTTAGCATCCTCCCAAGTAACACAGACCGCCATTTTAAGCATCCCAAGTAGGACCTATTCTAGTGGCCTCGGAGCACCATGTAAAGCTGGAAAACCCACTCCGGAGAATGATCAAATGATTACTTGGCCACCATAGAATTTAGCAACTCATCAACTCAATTCAGAGGGCGCATTTTATACTGTAAACTATAACGTTATCCTTCCCAATGGCTAGTCTAGTCGTCCACTACAGACTCGGCCATGGCTTTCCACGGAAAAGGTGCAGTGCTGCAACTTCAATCCTCATTTACTAAAACTGCTCCTTGGATTAAATGGGATACTAAGCAAGAGAAGCACACCGCCTGACTGCACTAACTGAGCTAAATATGAAACACACACACAGAGGAAGGCAAATTTTAACTGACTAATTAGTAATTACacaatatataaacataatccGTACGGTACAATTCTAACTGGGAACAGTATAAAATGTCCACTACCAAAAGCTCTTTGTACATCAGATAAGAAAGAGAAGCACTAATTAACCAGTCCAGATGCTTGCCTACAGGTTCGTTATAATGGAGGTCCTACAAGTTAGCTATTCAAACTGGGCTCAGGTTCTGAGTCCGGTTGCTTGGGGACTGTAGGAGGAACAATGGCACCACCATTCATTCTAGCACGTGCCTCGGCAAACATCCTCTGTTGCTCAGCCAATGCTTCTTCTTCAGTCATTTCAGCTCCATTGCTCCACTTCCCAGCTCTTACAGTATCCTGTCAGAAAACAATTTCAGGCGATCTGACAAAAATACTCAAGACAGTTGATTTCCCTTTAAGTGCTCATCAAGTTTAAACTTGATTCCAAGCACCAGATTTTGTTttgggaaagaaagagagattgaaataaatgaaatgttCAATCAAACAAATATGACTTAAAAtatattccaaatccaaattgtaagGCGTCAGAACAACATTATAGAGGATATCTGAGACTGTTTCCATGGATTTGattgaaatcaaaattttgactaTCGCAACATGCAGGAACCACAATTCACTGCAGTTAGATACTTGTAAAACAACAATTTTGGAATTAAAATGTAACAGCCTCCCAGAATTCTCCCCATTTTGACAATTCTAGGCATTATAACAGAGCTAATAAACGGAAACTTTCAGACGGCCCCTTAAGTCAGTTAACTAGATTCAAAACATAGCATCTATGCTGTTGAAACCAGGACAGAAGTAAAAGGGAGATGAATACTCACCATAGTCTCATTTCTGTGTTGTTCATAAGCAGCATGAACTTCTTCGATGTAATCCCCAAAACCAAGAACCTGCCACATATAAATTAGCATGATTACAAGATTCATCCTTCTCAAAAAAATGTAGtcaattttgggtcaaaactGAGATTGGGATTGATCTCATAAGCTGAATCAGCCCAAGACTGAAACTCTATTTACAGAAATAATAAATACTGCCAGACAAAAAACACAGATTGAAAGATACTTatacaaaagaaaaacttaAGAACAGTTTAGGCTCAAAGTACAAACCTCTAAAGCCTTCAAAACATGTTCAGGGGCAATcgttcttttctcttctttgctGCAAACTTCATTCGACTCTGATGAAATAAGATTAATGAACTCTGCAATAAAAAAGAACCGATCAAACATtagaaccaaaaaagaaaactcATGAATCTTAACTTTGCCCAAAGTAGATTTAAGACTTGAGATTCAACATCAAACAAACAGAAACTTCCAAGAGATGTCTGATAGGGCAGAAAACTTCAATCAAGCATAGATTAAATTATCCCACAATTGCACAAGAGACAGGAACATTAAATCCAACATCACATTCTGTTCCATCCTCTCAAGTGAACTCTGTCCTTAAATCTGGCTCTTTATCAAACTAATACTTCCAGTTCCCAAGCTTCAAATTAAAAGTCCAAGTTTGTTTACCAAAAGATCACTTTGTATTCTCCTTTGCACGTCAATTTTAAGTTAGCATTTTATATTCAGATTTTGCACGCTTATTTACTATACATGTAGACTGCAATGAAAAAGAAGGTGATATGACAAAAAGGAAAGTCTTATTCTTACAAGTTAGAAGATTAGTTGAATAAAAGAATTAACAACCACTGAAAGTAACCGGTTTAATTCCTAAAATGATCCAATAAGAAATGATCAATGCCCTCACGATCACAGATATATCGGGGATGATGCCAATGGATCATATACAAATGAAACTAAAAAGCATCTGTCACTACATACCTACACAGCATTCAATCAAAAGATCCTGTGCATCTCTTGCGACACGAACATCTGGAGGCAGCATCTCTTTAATAATTTTTGTCATAGTGGCTGCAGGAAAGCATATCAATCAGCAAATAGTCAATTGAAGTTTCACATgcaaatgcacaaaaaaaatgttaaaagaaTGAACACACAATTTCACAcaataatgaggggaaaaacTGGCATCAATGTCCCAAATCAATTAACCAGAAACGAACCCAGTTCACATAAAAAaatttctcctcttttttttttttttttttgctttggcCTTTGACCTTCCTCATCACCAAGTGTAAACATAAATCACTATATTTAACATAATtgctttattaaaaaaataaaattggccAACCGGCTGGAACCCTAGAATCGAATATAAAGCATGCCCAACATCCAAACACCTAAaactccaaaatccaacaaaaattcacagaaaaaaGAAGCCCCTTCCAACCAGAAAAGAATCCAGTTCACGTaaaaaatttctcttttctctttttgcttTGGCTTTTGAAATTGCTCATCATATATTTACATAATTGCTTTATTAAAAAACTGGCCAAATGGCTGGAACCCTAGAATCATCTAAATAGCATGCCAGACATTAACCACCTAAAATCCAAAATCTAACAAAAATTGACAGAAAAAAAGTCCCTTTTAACAAGAATAGCAGCTCAAAAGCATATAGACCCGATAAGGGACtagaaacaaaaatttgcaaaaaaaaaaaaaaatctgcatATTCATACAGGAACAGTAATGAGATAGGGATCAAATCGAACCTTTAGGAAGAGAAGCGTCTTCTTTTGTTCGCCCAACTATGTCCATCGGTTCCATTATTGGccttcaaaataaaatgaaatcacAAGTCATCAACTTCACAGCAAATATCAGATACATTAATATTAAATAAAAGCGAAGATAGAGATCTAAAGCTCGAAGAAGGCAAAATTCAGAAAAAGTACACTCACCAGCAGATACAATCGCGAATCGGAGGAAACAGAGAGGAGAGAGGGATAGATCGGTCGGTTTATAATCAACCGATTGGAAGATTATGAAAAGCTACAGAAGTAGGCGATCGGAGGCGGAGGCGGTCGTTGGTGTTCATATTCATGGTGGTTGTCGATGATtatagagagagaaagagaagaagCGCAGGCGACTAGGGCAACAATTCTTCTCGAAAGCGCGTTGGATTTGGACACTCCCACGCGCTAGAGAGGGCGTGGGGACGATCCACTGTGGGACCCAAATTGGAAAGGTTCGTGATTGGTCCGTGATGAGTACGTGCGGGGTGGAGAGTGGATGAGGTGGCGATTAAACTTATGGGGCGGTGTTTATATAGTTTCCGTCTCGAGGCACGAGAGGAAGAAAAAACAGTTGGATCGGAATTGGAATTCGCCAATGAGACAGGGAGAGTGTTACGTGAGGAGCCTGGGGGATGGATTTGGATTGTTGCGGAGTGCGACCCGTCAGGAACTCAGTCTCTTTGTTGGGCTGTGATCTGTGTGCATTTTGGGCTTTGGAATTCGGCTGAAAGGTTAATGGTAGATTCGTTAACTTCCACATTCTTTGTGCTCtggtttctttttattttttgtattaaaaattcttttttgaaaataaaaccaAGAATGATGAATATGGTCTATGCCCCTAGTGGATTTGGGGTAGGTACAATTGGCATTAGGTAcgattattgtatttttttaataattcaatgtACATTTACGTAACTTTGTCGTATTTCATGATATATAATAAAAAGGTACGTGAGTGTACGCAAAATTATGAAAAGAATACAATAACTGTACCAATTGCACCTAAGGTTAACTGTACCCATTCCATTCCCATCCCTAGCtatcttcaaaattttttgaacAAAATTGATGCAAAAAGTAGAGAGTAATGAAAGggatataaaaaaaaactttaataaACGCTTTTTAATATTAGTTGTATTTTTATTAGATTCTCGTATGTGTGCAAATATAAGAAAAAGATTACAAATCAGATTTTAGGACTAGATATTGCGCGTCTCAAATTTTACACTTTGAGTAGCATTACATAAAAttctattaaataaataaaaaaagaacattaacacaattttttctcgaaaattgTTTGCTTAATGTTGACTCAGAAGCAAATATTTTAGTAAAATTGGTAAGGGGATTGACAACCCCTCAGAGCTGTTCAAGTTCTAAAGCCCAAGGCCTGCCTGGGCCACATAGGGAATGAAGCCCATGATTTGCCGCTAAGCACGCTTTTAGTCTTTAATATTTGATCAGCGAAAAGCAAAAAAGTCGTGCCCATTAAATCATCATATTGCACGTCTTCAATGGGAgcttctgctgctgctgcttctttttcttcttcatcattcTCGAATCAAAACTTCTTCCTGCACAAGTAGTATAACAATCAAGCAGAATTAGGGTCACGTTGATCACATTAACTCATAATTGATAATTCTATTCAGAAAATATGGACAGCGATGAAGAAGATTTCGTGTTCTACGGAACACCAATAGAACGCGAAGAAGAAATCACCTCTCGTAAGAAGAAGGCTGTCGCTGAAGCCTCTGGTCAGTTACGAACCGCCGTCCCCTGGAAGCAAGAGGTAATTTTGCttataagttttgtttttgttgtctTTCAGAAGTTGTTTAATCAATTTTTAGGTTTGCAATTGGTATGCGTTGACAAATTTGAGctaaatttgaagttttattaAGTAATAAACTTATTAATATCCTTGACTAATACCACCTGAAAAATGAATATGTGTTATTAGTCTTGTAAGCTAGTAGGTTGCTGAAATTTGCTTCTCTGTAATGTCATTTTTGGTCGTTGGCagtttgattaattttaatttctttttcgcTTTTAAGTTGCATTTTCTTCTGAGGGATCGCATGAACTGATTTGCATTTGCACTCTTGTTTAATAATCTGTTTTAGTAATCTGTGTTGGTAGATGGAATCTAAATAGTCTTGGCCAatatggaattttttttttttcaggttaGAGATGAAGAAGGGAGGAGGAGGTTTCATGGGGCATTTACTGGTGGATTTTCGGCTGGTTATTATAATACAGTTGGCTCTAAAGAGGGTACGATTTTCTTGGTAATTATTGTAGATGGTTAACAATTAAATTCCTTTATTGGACTATACATTGAGCTGTCTAACAAAAATTGCAGGATGGACTCCACAGTCTTTCACATCTTCTCGGAAGAGCAGAGCTGAATTTAAGCAACAAAGTGTTCAGGACTTTTTGGATGAGGATGAAAAAGATGTATGACTGTTGCTCATTTATCTTTGAATTCATAGAATAAAGTCTGAGTATGTCTGTAATATGTCATCACCTTGGAAAATGTATGCAGTAGATACCGATTATGTCTGTGATATGTTCTTCACCTTGGAAAATGTATGCAGTAGATAAGGAATCATTTTAGGTTGTACTCTGTGTTATTTATGTTTTGGGTCTCAATTTAATTGTCATGTAATATGGATAACAGGCTACATTCTTTTGTTGATATTTATGGACTATTATTGAGATGCATTCAGAAACAGAGCATCTTCTTATTTCCTTATAGTTCTGCCGGTCAAGAATTCTGAAATGTCTTTTCGTTTATGGTTTCCTGCTTGTGGTTTGGCTCCACTTTTGATTTTATGTTAGGATATATCTTGTTAATAGCATATTTCTATGAtgcagagttttttttttttctttatttttttcctttacttcCTTCACCTATTTGATCTTTATTATcagttttcaaaaataattgttAGTAAACTAAATTATATAACTTCTTGAAAttcctaaattttttttcctgacTAGAAGTGTATCTTCGTAGGTCATGTGTGTGACACTCAACATAGGGTCTGTGGAGGCCAACAAAGAAAACACTTCTACATCAATTAGTAATCTAGACGAATGCTTGTTCAAGATAAAAGAATCTAACTTTTCAAGGGACTGTTTCACTTTTAAAGAAGTGATGGATTTTTTGGAACCAAATGCACCAAAGTGGCAGATTCTCGCTGTGAAAATCTACAATGtaaattcaaaaattgaaaagagaaacAATAAAATTTCTATTGATGTTAATACTTCTTACAGCTACAGATACAgaagaattttttcaaatattttcataTCTTTGTGCATTTTTTGCTCTTTCTTATGAATTTCGTAAGGGCTAGATAAGAAGGAAGGGATACGTCACGGACTCATCCAAAGGGCATAAAAATCATTGATTTTTTCCTTGTTTCCAGACTCTTCTGTTTAATGGTTACCTTAAGAGATAAATGGGCTAGAGGTTGTGATATTAATTTTGCATTATTTTGCTATTTCAAACATGTAGATTGGATATTTACCAACGTCTGTGGGACTTCAGTGT
It includes:
- the LOC113738482 gene encoding protein Dr1 homolog; the protein is MEPMDIVGRTKEDASLPKATMTKIIKEMLPPDVRVARDAQDLLIECCVEFINLISSESNEVCSKEEKRTIAPEHVLKALEVLGFGDYIEEVHAAYEQHRNETMDTVRAGKWSNGAEMTEEEALAEQQRMFAEARARMNGGAIVPPTVPKQPDSEPEPSLNS